TCTTTTTTCTTTCTTCCTGTTTCTGCTGACTGATGAGCTTTTTCCTTTTGTTTTGTAACTGCCTGATTTCTTCATCTGCCATTAAGATTTTTTCTTCTATGTTTTTCATTTTCTCGTTTCCTCTCTTTCTAATTTTGAGCAAAGAAAAACAGTAAACCTTTTTTGATTTACTGTTCCTGTGGTAATTTTTATTAAATTGTTAGTTCTACAAACTGGGATTTATTTAGTTAAAGTTTTCCCAAAAATAAAATATGAAATAGTCCATAAAACTATACCTACAAATAAAAATATTCCAAATACTTTTACATAGTCTAAAACACTATTCAATTTATACCAACCACTTATATATAATAAAGGCAACACTGTTACCAGCATAATTAAGAAGTGTATGACTGATTGCTTAAACAATGACCAATTTTCGATTTCATATATTACAGAAGCTGCAGCTACCGAAGCTATAATGATACCAACTATGAATGTCCCTCTAACCTGGAAAGGATCTATCCCTTGATATTTCATTATTATTGATATTATTGTCATTATGATTAAAGGAATAATTCCCCTAAGTATTGCTATCTTTATTAACATTTAATTACCTCTACAAATTCTAATTTGTTTATCTATATTGACTAATATTATAGCATTTTTTTCGATATTTTTCTACTGTCATATTTCTCTACTCACTACTATTTGTCCTTTGAATGTATTACTTTGAACAGCTTATCTTGAAATGTCTCTTTACTCTTTTTATCAAAATATATCTCTGTTACAAAGGTCTTTCCATTTATCTTCTTTGTAAGAATGCCATCGGGCTTTTGATGTTGTTCTGTCTGTATTTCTTTAATATCTGTTTTCTCATTTTCTGCCATTTAGTTCCTCCTTTCGACTTGCACAAAAAAAAGATTTCCTGTGATTAGGAAACCTCTTTTGCGATTAATTGATATTTGGTTTTAGGTTGTTGCTTGTAGTTTCTTTTTTGCTCTGTATTCTCTTGCTTTTAATTTTTCATACTCTCGGCACTTTTCAAGATTTTTGGCTCTGTATGCTTTAGAATATGCCCTATGATAAGCTCGTGATTTTTCTCTCCTTGCTTCTTCTATTTCTTCCCTCATCTGTATCATTTCTTGTTCTGTCGGCTCTATCTGTTTTGTAAGTTCATTTTCAAATTTTCCGATATAGTTAAAATAAACCTCTATTCGTTGAACTACATATTTTGCTCTTTTTACATCTCTTTCATGCACTGCGATTTTACTGATAAACTCATTGATAATGGTAGGGGTAAGTTCTTCAAAGTTGGAATAGCTTTCTGCAAGTCTGATAAATTTCTTTGCTCTTTGGTTTGCATTTTCACATTCGGATAAGCGTTCTTTGATTTCTTCTTTTTCTGCTTTTAAGGTGTAGTATTCTTCTGCATACTTTCTTGATAACTGCTCATAGCGTTCTGTATCCAGATTTCCAAGTGCATTATCTTCATAGAGTTTATTCATCACTCTTTCTATCTGTTCCATTCGATCTGTGATTTGTGGCATACGCTTTTGATTTTTCTTGACTTCTTCGGTCTGTTCTTTATACAGACTCTCTTTTACAAGTTTCTCAAATTCTGCTTTGTTTTCCAAAGAATACTGTGCTATCTTTCGCAAGACTTCTGCGATATTTTCCATAACCTCATCAACATCAATTCGGTGTGGGGAGTTGCATTTGGGGTGCTTTGCTTTCCCTTTGGCATATTCACTGCAATAGGTTACATGCTGTACTCTTCCATTTTTGTGTATGGTGCGAATGTGCATTTTTGTTCCGCAATCTTTACAGTACATCAAGCCTGAAAGTGCGTGAATTTCTCCATCTCCGTTTGGTCTTTTTACAGGTGCATTTTTTAACATACGCTCTACATTTTCAAAGGTAGTTCTATCTATTATCGGCTCATGCACATTTTCTGTTATTTGCCATTTGCTTTTATCTACATAATGGTTTCTCTTATCTCTGTAATGCTTTTCGGTCTTGAAGTTGACTACATCACCACAATACTCTTGTCTTTTCAGTATGCGTGTTAGAGTTGCTTTGTTCCAGTTATATCTGTTTTCTTCATTTAGTGGTTTGTTTTTTGCTGTTCCTCTGCCTTGTTGTTTCATATAAAAGGTTGGGGTTAGTATTTCTTTTTCTTTCAGGTAAACAGCTATCTGATTTCTGTTTTTCCCCTCCATAAATAGCCTGAAAATGAGTTTTACAACTTCGGCAGCTTCTTTATCAACGATCCAATAATCTTTGTTCTCAGGGTCTTTTATATAGCCGTATGGGGCTTCTGTTGCGACAGGCTTTCCGTCTGCTCCTTTGGTTTTAATTCCTGTCTTTACTTTCTTGCTGATGTCTCTTGCATACCACTCTGACATGATGTTGATAAATGGGGCAAATTCCAATGTGTTTTGGTCAATGCTGTCTATTCCGTTATTGATAGCGATAAAGCGTACATTGTTTCTTCTAAATATCTCCATCGCATTTCCTACTTGGAGATAATCTCTTCCCCATCTTGTCATATCTTTCATGATGACAATTCCTATTTTGCCTTGCTCTACATCGCTTATCATCTGTGTATAGGCTGAACGGTCAAAGAACCTACCGCTTTCGTCATCGTCGATATAGTGGCGAATGTTTATCAGCTTTTTTTCTCTTGCATACCTTTCTAAAAAGGCTTTTTGATTTACAATACTATTACTCTCGCCACCGTCTCTATCTTCATCACCAACTGAAAGGCGGGAGTATAGTGCTGTAATTTTATTGTGATATTCTATCATGGCATTATCCTCCTTTTCTCGTGTCTATATATCACTCCTGTTCAGTTAATATTATGCAACCCATCTTGCAGATCCATACTCCTTACCTTGCCTATATTTCTTTTTATTTTTACCTTTACTGTAAACAATTAGCTTAACAAGACCAGCAACTGAAATACCTACTAACAAGTCCCTTGGATTAAGGCTTGGTATATAAGATAAAGTTCCTACATCAGAAATTCCCACCATTATTCTATCAATAATATCTCCTCCAACATAAGAATTGATGTGCTTAGAAAAGATATTTCCAATGTAGAAAAAGGATAGATAAGGGATATTTGAAAATATAAATTTCTTTGGGTTGTCTATTTTAATTAAGTTTTTAATATCAGAAAGAATGGCTTCTAATATCTTATTCATCGTAGAAACCTTCACTATCTAATAAAATTAGTAGGTAGTGTCTTCCCTTTGGTGTTATAAATGTTTGTATGCCTACAAGTGTACCTAGTGGATCAACCCATTCTTTTACTTCAAAGTATCCCTTATTCTTATCTGCATAAGGTAAGAGTTTCTTTTTCTTATCTCTATAAATTAATCCCTTATCCATTAAAAAACTTATAAACTGATTTTGTGGTATTCCTAACTCTTTAGCAGTGTTTCTAAAGTTTGTAAGTAGATTATAGTCTACTAATTTGTCATAATAGTCTGCCTTTGGTCTTAATTCGTCAATTTCTTCTTCTCTCTCGGCAATAATTCTATTGGCTACAAGAATTGCATCTGCAAGTAGCTCTTCGTTAGTTTTCTTTTCTTGACCAGCTATATATCCTCCATTTTTTCTAATACTTGGTAATACTTCTCTAGTTACCCAAGCTTTGAATATTTTTGCTTGTGGTAGTTTTGATGAGAGGATAAGTGAATACAATCCTGACTCATTAATTATTGAAATATTCTGTATTCCTCCAGGGGTGTTCCATTTCGTTACACCCTTATCTTCTTCATCTACATGGTCATAAACAGCTTTTCTTGGATTAATATATCCCAACATAGTTGCTACTTCATTAGCTATAAAGAAAAACTCACCGTCTTTTTCTATAACAGTGAGTTTCCCAAAATTCTTATTTTCAAATGTTTTTAAATTACTTATCATAAGCTTTGCTCCTTATGTTTATTTTTAACTTTATCTTTGCTAATGGTGTCCTTAGCCATATCTTTAAACTTATTTATAGTCCTCGTTATTGAATCTTTTCTATCGGCCTTTCTTTCAGAAGCCTTAACTGCTTTTTTAAAGGCGTGTTCCATTACCTTTATATCCTTAGATTGAAAAAACACAGATTGGTTACCAGTTTCCTTATCTTTCATAACAGAAAACTTCACTCCGTGTTTATTTAAAATTTTCTTTAATTCTTTTAACTCAGGATCTTTTAGATTAATTTCTTCTAACTGTCCCTTTTTAACCATATCTTTTAGTTTTACCTCTTCTCCGTTATTTTTTATTACATTTTTCAAACCTCCTTGTTCTTCTATTTGCTTGTGTACTTTCTTTAAGGCATCAAGAATTGCTTTACTTGTTGCTTTTGCAAGTCTTACTTCAAGATTAAGACTTGACCTGGATACTTCTTCATTAATCATCTATTCCACCTCCATATAAAAGTAGCTCTTTGTATTTTCTTAACTTCTCTTGATGGATTTTTCTTCTAAAATCTTCTCCCGTAACTTTAACTGGTATTGTCATTTCAAGTATTCTTGAATATATCCTCTGATACTCAAGTTCAATATTAGGATTTTGAATAATTTCCAATGATAAGTTTGTAGTAATTATTGTCGGCCTACCCTTTAAGTATCTTGAGTTTATAATGTTATATACTTGTTCTCTTGCATAAGATGTATCCCTCTCAATTCCAAGATCATCTAATATTAACAAAGGAATATTAGAGAGGTTATTTATAATTTCATTTGAATCCAGCTTAAATGCTGATTTTTGTATTTGATTTATAACCTGAGATAAATTCATAATCTTAACTTTAACTTGTTCTCTTTCAATTAATTCATTTGCAATAGAACAAGCAAGATAAGTCTTTCCACTGCCAACATCTCCATAAAATAAAAGTCCAACATTGTCTTCCTTCATTTGTTCAAAATTTTTGGCGTAATTGTAAGCAACCTTGTAAGCTTGACCTTTTTCATTTAAGAATCTCTCAAAAGTATATTGGTGTTGGTTTGGCGATGAAAAACAATCTCTTTTTAGCGATGATATTCTCGTTAATATTTCTCTTTCTGCATTTTCCTTATCTATTTTTATTTCACATTCACATTTAATTCTTGGAATAAACTTTGTAAATCCAAGGTCAAGTAATTCTCCATCGACTCTTTTACCACAGACCTTGCAATAAATATGTCCATTTCTTTCAATATCATTTTCTCTTAATACAAAATCTTTTAAGTTCTTCATAAACTCTCTCCTATATCGTAATTCATCTTTCTTGTTGCATTGTCATTAATGTTTTTTGCCTGATCATTAAGATACCAATTGATTATCGTTGCCTTGTGATCTTGATACTCTCTGTTATTTGCTTTCATATATGACGACAATCTATCAATGTATTCATTAATTCTACTTCCTAACTCATTTGTTAAGTCCTTGTATTCTTCATCAGTCAAAAATATGTTTTTATATATTCCATAAGGCTTTTGTCCCTTACTAAAATCATTCTTTCTTAACTCATTATTATTAATATTGTTATAGTTACCTTCCGATTTTCGAAAATCTTGACTTTCGATATTCGAATCTCTTGAATTTCGATTATCGAACTTCTGGAATTTTGTTTTTCGAACTTCTGGATTTTTTAATTCCATATTAGTAAATATGCTCATAAAGTCTTTAACATAGATTCTATTCGGCTTTCCAAGTCCTTGTCTTTTCTTTTCAATCAGTCCTATTCCTGATTTAATATCAAGTTCAGCAATTAATTTATTTGCTTTTTCACTTGCACAATTAAATTGATCTTTTATACTTTCAATTGTGTAGTAAATAAAAACTTTTCCATCTTCATCTATCCAGCCATTTTTATATGAAAGACCCATTCGATTAAGCATATATGAATACAAAACTTTAGCTTCAATAGAAATTCTCTCAAAAATCTCATCTTCCATTAATACCATAGGTAACCTAATGAAGTTATACATCTCAGATTGCCTATTATAAAAATAATCAAAATTCATTCCTACCTCCTCTCTTTAAAATAAAAAAAGACGACAGAATTATTGCTTTCTATCGTCTACGGTTGTCTTATATTTATTTTTCTTCAAATTGATTTTATTGTATAGTTTAATAATTCTAATAATCCAATAACATATATACCTAATTTAGATAATCCAAATGGACTAAATAAAAATGCTAATATTAGTGCTTCAATTACAATTTGCTTGTCTCCTTGAAAAATGCTAGCTATTCCAATTATAAAAATCAAAGTAGAAACTACGCTTAACAACGCAGTGCTCAAACTTAATATGAAGGTTAAAAAAGCTATGAGCAAACTCAACACTAATCTTATCGGTAATAAAATTATTCTAATTATCCATCTCATACATACTCCTAAAAATTAAACTGGGATTCATAACAAACCCCAGTTTCATAATTAGCGTGTCCTTTAATATAATTTTGATCCTGCTGGAATATTATCATCCAGCATTATTAAGTTAAGTTTTTCTTCACCGTCATACTCACAAATTGCAGATATAATCATACCTTCTGAGTCGATTCCCATCATCTTACGAGGAGGAAGATTACAAATTGCAAGTAGTGTCTTTCCAATTAAGCTCTCTGCGCTGTAATATTCCTTAATACCAGATAAAATAACTCTTTCTTTTTCAGAACCATCATCTAATGTAAATTTCAAAAGTTTTTTTGACTTAGGAACTTCTTCGCAGTTTTTAACCTTTACAACTCTAAAATCAGATTTTGAGAAAGTTTCAAAGTCTACCATATCTTCAAATAATGGTTCAACTTTCACTTTTGAAAGGTCAATTTCTTCTGTCGTAAGTTTGTCGTAAGTTTCGTAAGTTTCTTTTGACAAACCCCCATTTTCTGCCTTTTCTAAGCCTATTGGCTTCATTGTTGGGAATAATAGTACGTCTCTGATTGAGTGTTGACCTGTTAGGATCATAATTAGTCTATCGATACCTATACCAAGTCCACCTGTTGGAGGTAGACCTACTTCTAGGGCATTTACAAAGTCGTAGTCCATCATTTGGGCTTCGTCATCGCCTGCTTCTCTTTTTCTAACTTGGTCTAAAAATCTCTCTTTTTGGTCTTCTGCATCATTTAGCTCTGAGAAGGCATTGCCTATTTCTGCTCCAGAGACAAAGGCTTCAAACCTGTATGTTAGGGACCTGTCATCATTTTTTCTCTTTGCAAGTGGAGATATTTCTACTGGATAATCTGTGATGAAGGTTGGTTGGATTAGGTTTTCTTCTACGAAAGCGTCGAAGAATTCTGCTATAATTTCGCCCCTTGTTTCCTTAACTTCAACACCCTTTTCCTTAGCGATAGCTTTCGCTTCTTCGTCGGTTTTAATTTCGTTAAAGTCAACACCGGAGTATTCCTTTACAGCTTCAATCATAGGAATTCTCTTCCATGGAGCCTTTAGCTCAATTTCCTGACCATCAAATTCTACTTTTGTTGTACCCTTTACTTTTTTTGCTACATATTCGACCATGGATTCTGTGATTTCCATCATGTCTTCATAGTCGCCATAGGCTTGGTATAGCTCCATTGCGGTGTATTCTGGGTTGTGAGTTGCATCCATGCCTTCGTTTCTAAACATCCTGCCTATCTCATATACCCTATCAAATCCACCTACGATTAGTCTTTTTAGGTAAAGCTCATTGGCAATCCTTAGGTACATATCTATGTCTAGGGTGTTGTGGTGGGTGATAAAAGGTCTAGCTGTAGCTCCACCTGCTATAGTGTTTAGGATTGGTGTTTCTACTTCTAAAAAGCCCTTATTATCCAAGAATTCTCTTATTGCAGAGATGATTTTTGATCTTTGGACAAATACGTCTTTGACTTCTGGATTTACGATCAAATCGATATATCTTTGTCTATATCTAAGGTCTGGATCTTTTAGACCGTGCCATTTTTCTGGTAATATTTGCAATGATTTGGTTAGAAGGTCTGACTTTACAACCTCAATTGAGATTTCTCCTTGGTTGGTTTTAAAGACCCTACCTTCGACTCCGACTATATCACCTATATCATATTTTTTTACATATTTAAATTCATCGCCGATAACATTTTTGCGGTTTACAATCTGGATCCTGCCATTTTCATCTTGTAGGTCCATAAAACTCATGTTGCCGTGACCCCTTTTTGCAAGGATCCTACCTGCAACTCTTACAGTTTTGTCTTCGTATTGGTCAAAGTTATCTTTGATTGTTTTTGAATCAGTCCTATCTTTAAAATTAACTATATGATGAGGATCTTTTCCTTCTTCTTTTAGCTCATGAAGTTTTTCTCTTCTAACTTTGAGCATCTCATTTAAATCTTGTGTGTTATCAGCCATTTTCTCTCCTTATTTGATACCTTTTATTACAAAATACATCTTGCCATTTGGAGCTTCTACTTCTACCCTATCGCCAACTTTGTGACCTATGACAGCTGATCCTACTGGTGACTCGTTTGAAATAAAGCCTTCAAGTGGGTTGGACTCAGCGGTTCCTACTATCTTATAGTCTATGTCTTCGTCAAACTCTTCATCATAAAGTGTGACAGTATTGCCTACTCCTACTACATCAGAGTTTGCTTTTACTTCGATAGTTTTTGCATTTCTGATCATGTCTTCTACTTTGGCTATTCTTGATTCTATTTCACCTTGCTCATTTTTTGCTTCGTCATAGTCAGCATTTTCTGAAAGGTCACCAAAGCTTCTAGCTATCTTGATTTTTTCTGCAATCTCTGGACGTTTTTTGGTTTTTAAATATTCTAGTTCGTCTTCTAGTTTTTCTAAATACTCTTTACTTAATATTACTTCTTTTTTCTCAGTCATTATTATCACCTAAAACTTTTTTATATTCTTCTAAGAGATCAAAAATCTCTTTTGAAGTGCTTATTTTGTTGACCCTATCCCTGTATTCACTTGACATATATAGGCCTTTTATATACCAACCAACATGCTTGCGCATTTGGTTTACTACAAGCCTTTCATCCTTAAAGGAAAGTGCCAGGTCATAGTGGTCTTTTATTTGATTAATTATATCATCAAAACCAACTTTTTGATAGGTTCCTGTTTTCAGATATTCTTTTATATATCTAAAAATAAAGGGATTTCCCATAGCGCCTCTTGCTATCATGACCCCATCTGCCTTTGTAGTTTCTATGATATTTATAAAATCTTCTACACTAAAAACATCACCATTTGCTATTACTGGTATTGTTAGGGATTCTTTTAGTTTTTTTATAGCCTGCCAATCTGCCTTGCCAGAATACATCTGTTTTCTAGTTCTGGCATGGAGGATCACATAATCTGCTCCAGCATCCTCCATAGCTAGTCCATTTTCTATATAGTTTATGGACTCATCATCTACACCCAGGCGGTATTTGATATTTATGACCTTGTCTGTAGAATCTTTTAGGGCTTTAGTTATCTTATAAACTTTATTTGGATCTTTTAGAAGGGCTGATCCTTCACCATTATTGAATATTTTTGGCGCTGGACAGCCCATATTAAATGAAATTTCTTTTATATTTTCTATAGGATTTATTTTTTCTTCTACAACTTTTTTTATCTTGTCTATATCAGAACCAAAAATCTGTACATTGGTATTTTTTTCTAAATCTGATATTAAAAGTATATCTTGGCTAGCCCTATTATCATAGGCTAGGGCATTTACTGATACCATTTCTGTAAAAGCTTTATCACATCCATTTTTTTGGCAAACTATCCTAAAAGCAGCATCTGTAACTCCAGCTAGGGGAGCTAGACTTATGCTTTTATTTTTTAGTATTTCTGTCATAGATCATCCTAAGTCCCTCGAGCATGAGGTCTGGTTCTATGGTATTTATATATTTGCTAGATTGGGAAATGAGCTCAGAAAATCCTCCAGTTGCTATTACATCTATATCATCTCTATTTATAGATAAAATCTCAACCATTTCATCTTTTATAGAGTCTATGAGCTTATCTATCATACCGATATAGCCAACAACTATACCAGCATTTATGGCATCTGAAGTATTTTTATTGATAGTTGTCTCTGGCTGCATCAACTCAATTTTTGGTAGCTTTGCAGTTTTGCCAAAAAGTCCATCTTGGGCAATCTTTATACCAGGAGCTATGGCCCCACCCAGGTAAACACCATCAGCTGTGACTACATCTAGGGTTATAGCTGTACCCATATCCACAACTATGGATGGACCACCATATTTTTCATAGGCTGCAAGAACATCTACTATCCTATCAGCACCGATTTCTGCTGGATTATCGTAGTCTAATTTTATACCTGTATCAGTCTTATAATCTACAACATAGGCTTCCTTGCAAAATAGTTTTCTATTTGCAGACTGCCAGTTGTACAAAACATCAGGTACTACACATGATATTATAGTATCATTGATTTGGCTTATATCGTATGAATGAATCATAAACATATTAAATAAAGTAGCAACTAATTGATCACTTGTCATTGACAGGTCAGTTGCCACTCTAAATCTAGCTTTTAAATTTTCATCATCATATACACCTATAACGGTGTTTGTATTTCCTATATCTATAACCAGTAACATATTATACATCCTTTGCTTGATTTAACTCTAATATGATACGGTTTGCCGGGCTTATTTTCAAGCTTATTTGCCCAATTTATATTTTCTTATAAGCCTATTTATTTCATCTATATCTTCTTTTCTCACTTTGACTGTTTCCCTAGTTGTTTCCCTGTCTCTTTTGACTGCCATCACAAGTTCACCAACATTAGAATCAAAGCCCCATTTTTTGAGGTCTTTAAAGGCTACAAAGCCGCTGCTTACAAGCATGCCCTCTGATGAGATCTGAAGTTTTGTGGTTGTATAAATGATAAATACAACAGACAATAAAATCATAACAGCTGCTGTTATAATTGTGACTTTGTTTTTAAGGGCTATGCCTTGGTATAAATTGACACCACCTGTAGCTAATAAAATTCCAAATAAAATCCATTCCAAACTCGAAATTGGTCTTTTGAATGTGACTACATCATCTTTCATAGCTGCCTTTGCTCTTTGCTGTTTGAATACCCTATAAATAAAAAATGCTGTTATAAGAGCATACATAGCAATAATTATCATATCAAAATTTTTCATAAATCCTCCTAAATTTTCTTATCATAAAAAATAGGTCCTAAAGACCTATTTAATATCTTCTATATCCTCATAGACTGATCTTTTGACAACACCAATATATGGCAAGTTTCTATATAGCTGGTCATAGTCTAAACCAAAACCTACTACATATTCGTTAGGTATTTTAAAACCTGTCCAATCTGGCTTGATCTCTACTTCTCTTCTTTCTGGTTTGTCTAACAAGGTTATGATTTTAACGTCATTTGCTTCTCTTTTTTGCATATTTTCTTTTATTTTCTTTAGGGTATAGCCTGTGTCAATGATGTCTTCTACTATTAGGACTTCTTTGCCCTTGACATCCATATCCAAATCCATAAGGATTTTGACATTGCCTGATGAGTAAGTGTTTGACTCATAAGAAGAAACTGACATAAACTCAAGCTTGCATTTGACATTTAGGTGTTTGGCAAGC
This window of the Anaerococcus mediterraneensis genome carries:
- a CDS encoding PcfB family protein, translating into MINEEVSRSSLNLEVRLAKATSKAILDALKKVHKQIEEQGGLKNVIKNNGEEVKLKDMVKKGQLEEINLKDPELKELKKILNKHGVKFSVMKDKETGNQSVFFQSKDIKVMEHAFKKAVKASERKADRKDSITRTINKFKDMAKDTISKDKVKNKHKEQSL
- a CDS encoding replication initiator protein A, encoding MNFDYFYNRQSEMYNFIRLPMVLMEDEIFERISIEAKVLYSYMLNRMGLSYKNGWIDEDGKVFIYYTIESIKDQFNCASEKANKLIAELDIKSGIGLIEKKRQGLGKPNRIYVKDFMSIFTNMELKNPEVRKTKFQKFDNRNSRDSNIESQDFRKSEGNYNNINNNELRKNDFSKGQKPYGIYKNIFLTDEEYKDLTNELGSRINEYIDRLSSYMKANNREYQDHKATIINWYLNDQAKNINDNATRKMNYDIGESL
- a CDS encoding recombinase family protein gives rise to the protein MIEYHNKITALYSRLSVGDEDRDGGESNSIVNQKAFLERYAREKKLINIRHYIDDDESGRFFDRSAYTQMISDVEQGKIGIVIMKDMTRWGRDYLQVGNAMEIFRRNNVRFIAINNGIDSIDQNTLEFAPFINIMSEWYARDISKKVKTGIKTKGADGKPVATEAPYGYIKDPENKDYWIVDKEAAEVVKLIFRLFMEGKNRNQIAVYLKEKEILTPTFYMKQQGRGTAKNKPLNEENRYNWNKATLTRILKRQEYCGDVVNFKTEKHYRDKRNHYVDKSKWQITENVHEPIIDRTTFENVERMLKNAPVKRPNGDGEIHALSGLMYCKDCGTKMHIRTIHKNGRVQHVTYCSEYAKGKAKHPKCNSPHRIDVDEVMENIAEVLRKIAQYSLENKAEFEKLVKESLYKEQTEEVKKNQKRMPQITDRMEQIERVMNKLYEDNALGNLDTERYEQLSRKYAEEYYTLKAEKEEIKERLSECENANQRAKKFIRLAESYSNFEELTPTIINEFISKIAVHERDVKRAKYVVQRIEVYFNYIGKFENELTKQIEPTEQEMIQMREEIEEARREKSRAYHRAYSKAYRAKNLEKCREYEKLKAREYRAKKKLQATT
- a CDS encoding ATP-binding protein yields the protein MKNLKDFVLRENDIERNGHIYCKVCGKRVDGELLDLGFTKFIPRIKCECEIKIDKENAEREILTRISSLKRDCFSSPNQHQYTFERFLNEKGQAYKVAYNYAKNFEQMKEDNVGLLFYGDVGSGKTYLACSIANELIEREQVKVKIMNLSQVINQIQKSAFKLDSNEIINNLSNIPLLILDDLGIERDTSYAREQVYNIINSRYLKGRPTIITTNLSLEIIQNPNIELEYQRIYSRILEMTIPVKVTGEDFRRKIHQEKLRKYKELLLYGGGIDD
- the dusB gene encoding tRNA dihydrouridine synthase DusB, with translation MTEILKNKSISLAPLAGVTDAAFRIVCQKNGCDKAFTEMVSVNALAYDNRASQDILLISDLEKNTNVQIFGSDIDKIKKVVEEKINPIENIKEISFNMGCPAPKIFNNGEGSALLKDPNKVYKITKALKDSTDKVINIKYRLGVDDESINYIENGLAMEDAGADYVILHARTRKQMYSGKADWQAIKKLKESLTIPVIANGDVFSVEDFINIIETTKADGVMIARGAMGNPFIFRYIKEYLKTGTYQKVGFDDIINQIKDHYDLALSFKDERLVVNQMRKHVGWYIKGLYMSSEYRDRVNKISTSKEIFDLLEEYKKVLGDNND
- a CDS encoding DUF5673 domain-containing protein, giving the protein MKNFDMIIIAMYALITAFFIYRVFKQQRAKAAMKDDVVTFKRPISSLEWILFGILLATGGVNLYQGIALKNKVTIITAAVMILLSVVFIIYTTTKLQISSEGMLVSSGFVAFKDLKKWGFDSNVGELVMAVKRDRETTRETVKVRKEDIDEINRLIRKYKLGK
- the greA gene encoding transcription elongation factor GreA, whose protein sequence is MTEKKEVILSKEYLEKLEDELEYLKTKKRPEIAEKIKIARSFGDLSENADYDEAKNEQGEIESRIAKVEDMIRNAKTIEVKANSDVVGVGNTVTLYDEEFDEDIDYKIVGTAESNPLEGFISNESPVGSAVIGHKVGDRVEVEAPNGKMYFVIKGIK
- a CDS encoding transposase — translated: MAENEKTDIKEIQTEQHQKPDGILTKKINGKTFVTEIYFDKKSKETFQDKLFKVIHSKDK
- the lysS gene encoding lysine--tRNA ligase — translated: MADNTQDLNEMLKVRREKLHELKEEGKDPHHIVNFKDRTDSKTIKDNFDQYEDKTVRVAGRILAKRGHGNMSFMDLQDENGRIQIVNRKNVIGDEFKYVKKYDIGDIVGVEGRVFKTNQGEISIEVVKSDLLTKSLQILPEKWHGLKDPDLRYRQRYIDLIVNPEVKDVFVQRSKIISAIREFLDNKGFLEVETPILNTIAGGATARPFITHHNTLDIDMYLRIANELYLKRLIVGGFDRVYEIGRMFRNEGMDATHNPEYTAMELYQAYGDYEDMMEITESMVEYVAKKVKGTTKVEFDGQEIELKAPWKRIPMIEAVKEYSGVDFNEIKTDEEAKAIAKEKGVEVKETRGEIIAEFFDAFVEENLIQPTFITDYPVEISPLAKRKNDDRSLTYRFEAFVSGAEIGNAFSELNDAEDQKERFLDQVRKREAGDDEAQMMDYDFVNALEVGLPPTGGLGIGIDRLIMILTGQHSIRDVLLFPTMKPIGLEKAENGGLSKETYETYDKLTTEEIDLSKVKVEPLFEDMVDFETFSKSDFRVVKVKNCEEVPKSKKLLKFTLDDGSEKERVILSGIKEYYSAESLIGKTLLAICNLPPRKMMGIDSEGMIISAICEYDGEEKLNLIMLDDNIPAGSKLY
- the hpt gene encoding hypoxanthine phosphoribosyltransferase, whose product is MKIDSNELIEKVLIDEESLNKKIKSLARTLNEYYADKEELILVCILKGSVIFMSELAKHLNVKCKLEFMSVSSYESNTYSSGNVKILMDLDMDVKGKEVLIVEDIIDTGYTLKKIKENMQKREANDVKIITLLDKPERREVEIKPDWTGFKIPNEYVVGFGLDYDQLYRNLPYIGVVKRSVYEDIEDIK
- a CDS encoding type III pantothenate kinase produces the protein MLLVIDIGNTNTVIGVYDDENLKARFRVATDLSMTSDQLVATLFNMFMIHSYDISQINDTIISCVVPDVLYNWQSANRKLFCKEAYVVDYKTDTGIKLDYDNPAEIGADRIVDVLAAYEKYGGPSIVVDMGTAITLDVVTADGVYLGGAIAPGIKIAQDGLFGKTAKLPKIELMQPETTINKNTSDAINAGIVVGYIGMIDKLIDSIKDEMVEILSINRDDIDVIATGGFSELISQSSKYINTIEPDLMLEGLRMIYDRNTKK
- a CDS encoding DUF3021 family protein, translating into MLIKIAILRGIIPLIIMTIISIIMKYQGIDPFQVRGTFIVGIIIASVAAASVIYEIENWSLFKQSVIHFLIMLVTVLPLLYISGWYKLNSVLDYVKVFGIFLFVGIVLWTISYFIFGKTLTK
- a CDS encoding BRO family protein, whose protein sequence is MISNLKTFENKNFGKLTVIEKDGEFFFIANEVATMLGYINPRKAVYDHVDEEDKGVTKWNTPGGIQNISIINESGLYSLILSSKLPQAKIFKAWVTREVLPSIRKNGGYIAGQEKKTNEELLADAILVANRIIAEREEEIDELRPKADYYDKLVDYNLLTNFRNTAKELGIPQNQFISFLMDKGLIYRDKKKKLLPYADKNKGYFEVKEWVDPLGTLVGIQTFITPKGRHYLLILLDSEGFYDE
- a CDS encoding CD1845 family protein; the encoded protein is MRWIIRIILLPIRLVLSLLIAFLTFILSLSTALLSVVSTLIFIIGIASIFQGDKQIVIEALILAFLFSPFGLSKLGIYVIGLLELLNYTIKSI